In Anaerostipes hadrus ATCC 29173 = JCM 17467, a single genomic region encodes these proteins:
- a CDS encoding ATP-binding protein, producing the protein MSNINISYKELKQLEKGSYQLLDMRDESNTSYGMIPGAVVAAGEDELGTQAKEYIDQGKKVILYCTKGIFSKEAAEKLAEEGINVLSLEGGYTGWLLSLMKEEQENDQKTEQNNKEAEGKGKKKELTRTQEIEKSIRKKFHKQIFSKFVKAIKTYDLVQENDKIAICISGGKDSMLMAKLFQELKRHNKFHFDLVFLVMDPGYNEMNRQIIENNAKLLDIPITVFESDIFDAVYEIEKSPCYLCARMRRGYLYSKAKELGCNKIALGHHYDDVIETILMGMLYGAQVQTMMPKLHSTNFEGMELIRPMYLIREDDIKHWRDYNGLHFIQCACKFTDTCTTCNPDGVTKSKRMETKQLIAKMKEINPYVESNIFKSVENVNLKTIIAYKKDGVKHSFLDTYDQEN; encoded by the coding sequence ATGAGCAATATTAATATTTCATATAAAGAATTAAAACAGTTAGAAAAAGGGAGTTATCAGCTTCTTGATATGAGAGATGAATCAAACACATCTTATGGAATGATCCCTGGAGCTGTTGTGGCAGCAGGTGAAGATGAGCTTGGAACACAGGCAAAGGAATATATTGATCAGGGTAAGAAAGTTATTTTATATTGTACCAAGGGAATTTTCAGCAAGGAGGCAGCAGAAAAATTAGCGGAAGAAGGAATCAATGTCCTTAGTTTGGAAGGCGGATACACAGGATGGTTGTTATCCTTGATGAAAGAAGAACAGGAAAACGATCAGAAAACAGAACAAAATAACAAAGAAGCCGAAGGAAAAGGCAAGAAAAAAGAACTGACAAGAACACAGGAGATTGAAAAGAGCATCCGTAAGAAGTTTCACAAACAGATATTCTCCAAGTTTGTAAAAGCAATCAAGACATATGATCTAGTGCAGGAGAATGATAAGATCGCCATCTGTATCTCTGGGGGAAAAGATTCCATGTTGATGGCGAAATTATTTCAGGAATTAAAACGCCATAACAAATTCCATTTTGATCTTGTATTTTTAGTCATGGATCCAGGATATAATGAAATGAATCGACAAATCATAGAGAATAATGCCAAATTATTAGATATTCCGATCACAGTCTTTGAATCTGATATTTTCGATGCTGTTTATGAGATTGAGAAATCGCCATGTTATCTGTGTGCAAGAATGCGTCGTGGATATTTATACAGCAAGGCTAAAGAGCTTGGATGCAATAAGATTGCGTTGGGACATCACTATGATGATGTCATTGAGACGATCCTTATGGGAATGCTTTATGGAGCACAGGTACAGACGATGATGCCAAAACTTCACAGTACAAACTTTGAAGGAATGGAACTGATCCGTCCGATGTATCTGATCCGAGAGGATGATATAAAGCATTGGAGAGATTACAATGGATTACATTTTATCCAGTGTGCATGTAAGTTTACAGATACTTGTACAACATGTAATCCAGACGGTGTTACGAAATCCAAGAGAATGGAGACAAAACAGTTGATCGCGAAGATGAAAGAGATCAATCCGTATGTAGAGTCCAATATTTTCAAGAGTGTAGAAAATGTCAATTTAAAGACGATCATTGCATATAAGAAAGATGGAGTAAAACATTCGTTCTTAGATACTTACGATCAGGAAAATTAA
- a CDS encoding ABC-F family ATP-binding cassette domain-containing protein, giving the protein MIQANNVTLRLGKRALFEDVNIKFTEGNCYGLIGANGAGKSTFLKILSGEIEPSKGDVSITSGQRLSVLKQDHYQYDDHIVLDTVMMGNQRLYEIMKEKEALYAKEDFTDEDGIRASELEGEFADMNGWEAESDAATLLNGLGIPSDIHYTKMADLNGSQKVKVLLAQALFGNPDILLLDEPTNHLDLDAIYWLEEFLINFDNTVIVVSHDRYFLNKVCTHIADIDYAKIQLFSGNYDFWYESSQLLTKQMKEANKKKEEKMKELQDFIARFSANASKSKQATSRKKALDKIQLDELKPSSRKYPYINFKPNREIGNDALVVENLTKTIDGVKVLDNISFLMKPTDKIAFVGPNTLAATTLFKILSGEMEPDSGSYKWGVTTTQSYFPKDNTKDFSQDETIVEWLTQYSEDKDATFVRGFLGRMLFSGEDALKKVGILSGGEKVRCMLSKLMISGANILLLDEPTNHLDMESITALNEALKDFTGALLFTSQDHQFVQTTANRIMEITPNGLIDKECTYDEYLENDEAARKRQIVEIEEDDE; this is encoded by the coding sequence AGGTAACTGCTATGGACTGATCGGTGCCAATGGAGCAGGTAAATCCACTTTCTTAAAAATTCTTTCCGGAGAGATCGAACCTTCAAAAGGAGATGTATCCATTACTTCTGGACAGCGTCTTTCTGTTTTGAAACAGGATCACTACCAGTATGATGATCATATCGTCCTTGATACGGTTATGATGGGTAACCAAAGATTATACGAGATCATGAAAGAAAAAGAAGCTTTATATGCGAAGGAAGACTTCACAGACGAAGACGGCATCCGTGCTAGTGAATTAGAAGGCGAATTTGCTGATATGAATGGATGGGAAGCAGAATCTGATGCTGCTACCTTATTAAATGGTCTTGGAATTCCTAGCGATATCCATTATACAAAGATGGCTGACTTAAACGGTTCTCAGAAAGTCAAAGTCTTACTTGCACAGGCTTTATTCGGAAATCCAGATATCCTGCTGCTTGACGAGCCTACCAACCACTTAGACTTAGACGCTATTTACTGGTTAGAAGAATTCCTGATCAACTTTGACAACACGGTCATCGTTGTATCCCATGACCGTTATTTCTTAAATAAGGTATGTACTCATATCGCAGATATCGATTATGCGAAAATTCAGTTATTCTCTGGAAACTATGATTTCTGGTATGAATCCAGCCAGCTTCTTACAAAACAGATGAAGGAAGCCAACAAGAAAAAAGAAGAAAAGATGAAGGAATTACAGGACTTTATCGCAAGATTCAGTGCCAATGCTTCCAAATCCAAACAGGCTACTTCAAGAAAGAAAGCTTTAGATAAGATCCAGCTAGATGAGTTAAAACCATCCAGCCGTAAATACCCATATATCAACTTCAAGCCAAACCGCGAAATCGGAAATGATGCTTTAGTTGTTGAAAATCTTACAAAGACGATCGATGGCGTAAAAGTCTTAGATAATATTTCTTTCTTAATGAAACCAACGGATAAGATTGCTTTCGTAGGTCCTAATACATTGGCTGCTACAACATTATTTAAGATCTTATCCGGAGAAATGGAACCTGATTCTGGTTCTTACAAATGGGGAGTGACTACAACGCAGTCTTATTTCCCAAAAGATAATACAAAAGATTTCAGTCAGGATGAAACGATCGTTGAATGGCTGACTCAGTATTCTGAAGATAAAGATGCAACATTTGTCCGTGGATTCCTTGGACGTATGTTATTCTCTGGAGAAGATGCATTAAAGAAAGTTGGTATTTTATCTGGAGGAGAGAAAGTTCGTTGTATGCTATCTAAATTAATGATCAGCGGAGCCAACATCTTACTTCTTGATGAGCCTACCAACCACTTAGATATGGAATCTATCACTGCTTTAAATGAAGCATTAAAAGATTTCACTGGTGCATTATTGTTTACTTCTCAGGATCATCAGTTTGTACAGACAACAGCTAATCGTATCATGGAAATCACTCCGAATGGTCTGATTGACAAAGAATGTACTTACGACGAATATCTGGAAAATGACGAAGCTGCCAGAAAACGTCAGATTGTTGAGATTGAAGAAGACGACGAATAA